One genomic region from Anopheles bellator chromosome 2, idAnoBellAS_SP24_06.2, whole genome shotgun sequence encodes:
- the LOC131212520 gene encoding uncharacterized protein LOC131212520: MASFPLLIGITVLCVATTIVSGARGKTPVVPDVASTSFTESEHCSKDQYRIRVRDPNRHISTRLLRYFTFGGILQGIHEETQIPRAELVLGGASQYQDQSSQLGPKYHAAHVIRVGSIDKRLKQKNKDLFKALTNYVGHTQNVISLANVWHGC, from the coding sequence ATGGCGTCATTTCCATTGCTAATCGGAATCACGGTGCTATGTGTTGCGACGACGATCGTCAGTGGTGCCAGGGGTAAAACGCCCGTAGTCCCTGACGTTGCCTCGACGTCTTTCACAGAGAGCGAACACTGTTCCAAGGATCAATATCGCATCCGCGTACGCGATCCCAATCGGCACATCTCGACGCGCTTGTTGCGATACTTCACCTTCGGTGGCATACTGCAAGGGATTCACGAGGAAACCCAAATTCCGCGTGCCGAGCTGGTGCTGGGTGGCGCCAGTCAGTATCAGGATCAGTCGAGCCAACTGGGGCCCAAGTACCACGCGGCTCATGTTATCCGCGTCGGAAGTATCGATAAGCGTttgaagcagaaaaataaGGACCTGTTTAAAGCGCTGACGAACTACGTTGGCCACACCCAGAACGTGATCAGCCTTGCGAACGTATGGCACGGG